The stretch of DNA TGCTCGCCCGCGGCCGCAGCCGCACCCTCGGAGTACTCATCGACGTCCACCAGACGTTCCAGGCCGACCTGATCGGAACCATCTACGCCGAGGCCGAAGCCGCCGGATACGAGGTCCTGCTCTCCGCAAGCGCACCCACACGGGACGAGCACAAGGCGATCGAAGCGCTCCTCAGCCACCGATGTGAGGGCCTGATCCTGCTCGGCCCCCTGTCCGAGGTGGACTACCTGCGCACACTCGCGGACCGAGCCGTGGTCACCGTCGTCGGCCGCGCACTCCACCAGACCGCCGTCGACACCGTGCGGACCGCCGACGCCAAAGGCATCCGGCAGTCTGTGGACCATCTGGTCGAACTCGGCCACCGCGAGATCGCGCACGTCGACGGCGGTGCGGACCCGGGCTCACCCGAGCGGCGGCGCGCATATCTCGCGGCGATGCGCCGGCACGACCTCTCCGACCACGTTCGTGTCATTCCCGGTCAGCACACCGAGGAGGCCGGTGTCGCCGCCGCGAACACCCTGCTGGCCGAGGACCGCCTGCCGACCGCCGTGCTCGCCGGTAACGACCGCTGCGCCATCGGCCTCCTGGACGTGTTCACCCGCGCCCACGTCGACGTGCCGGGCGACATCTCGATCGTCGGGTACGACGACAGCCACCTGGCCCAGCTGTCGCAAATCGACCTCACCACCGTGCGGCAGGACACGGACGGCCTGGCGCGCCATGCCGTGCAGTTCGCCATCGGCCGACTCGAGGACGACAACGTCGATCCGCAGGATTTCGTGATCGACCCCCGCCTGGTGGTGCGCGGCACGACCGGGCCTGCCCGGTCGTAGCCGCGCCCCGTCGGCACTGGACCCTACTGCGTGATACCCCTCAGGTATTCGACGCTCCGGACGACGTCGCGCAGGGGGCCTTCGTCCTTCGGCTCCGATGCGAGAATTGTGTCCTGCTCGAGGACGTACCAGCCGTGGTAGCCCCGATTCTGCAACCGCTCCACAACCCCGGCGATGTCGACGTCTCCGGCGCCGAGGGGCGTGTACATCCCCTGCGCGACAGCCTCGGTGTAGGTGAGCTCGCCCGCCCGGACCCGTTCGAGGAGCGTGGCATCGACGTCCTTCAGGTGTGTATGGGCGATCCGCTCGGGGGCCGTGGTGACGAGGTCGAGTGGGTCGGTGCCACCGATCAGCAGGTGCCCGGTGTCCAGGCACAGCGGGATCGACGATCCGTCGAGAATGCGGTCCACCTCGGCTCGGTTCTCGATCATGGTCCCCACGTGGGGGTGGATCACTGCCCGGAGTCCCCGGTCGGAGGCGGCAGACGACAGCCGGTCGAGGTTGCGCAGCAACGTTTTCCATCCCGCGTCGTCGAGCTCCGGCCGCGAATCGTAACCCGCGGCTCCCGTCACCGCCGCCAGGACGATCACTTCGGACTTCGATGCGGCGAGCGCGTCGAGCGCCCCGCCGACGGCAGCGACCGCGTCGTGATCCGGATCGTGGAGCAACACCGGGACGAATCCACCGACTGCCGTCAGGTCGTAGCGGGCGAGGGTGTCCGTCAGCTCCTGCGGATCCGACGGGAGAAACCCGTCGGGGCCGAGTTCGGTGGCGGCGAGACCGGCGTCGCGCATCTCGGTGAGTACCCGGTCGGATTCGAGCTGGTGACCCCAGCCCTCCACCTCACACACTCCCCACGAAATGGGCGCTCCTGCAAGTCGGATCGTCATCGTCGTATTTCATCCAATCGCACCGGACGGTGCTGTTGTAGTGACAGGGTCGCAGCCTCGGCAATCCCGCTCACGGATGCCGCCGAGCGGTCTGCGCGGCCAGACGTTCCGCGAGGACCACCGGATCGGCGTTCTCCCGCAGCGCTTCCCACACCGTGTCGACCTGGGTGGCCGGCGCGAGGCTGTGCACGGGCTGGTCGTGGTCGAGGTTGGTGGGGAACGGATAGCATTCGGCCGTCGCCACGACGGCGTTGCGAAGGGTGCGCTCGCTCGCCCCGGCAGTCTGCCGGGCCAGCAACGTCGGATACACGGCGTTCGCCATGGCCTCCCGGTCCAATGCTTCCATCGCCCGGCCGAACGGCGACGAGATCTGCAGCAGGTTGGCCATCCGCCGGATCTGCGCCGACCGGTTGTGGCCCGCGCCGTGATAGAGAGCCGGGTTGAAGAACACCGCGTCGCCCTTGTTCAGCGGCAACTGGACGTGACTGTCGCGGAAGAACTCGACGAACTCCGGGCGGGAAAACGCCAGGTAACCGGCGTCGAACAGCTGAGAGTAGGGCACGTACAGGGTGGGGCCGCTCTCGACGGGCATGTCGCAGTGCGCCACCGCACCCTGCAGCGTCAGAGCGGCCGACATCCGGTGCAGGTGCGCCGGATAATCGGACAGCTCGTGCACGGGGACGATGCCGAGGTGGTAATCCCGGTGCGGCACCTGCGCGGCGCCGCCGGGATTGACGACGTTGACCTGCGACGTCACCTGATACAGCGGTCCCAGCCAACTCTGGCAGATCAGCGCGAGGAAATCGTTGGCGTAATAGTCGGCGAACACGTCGGGGGCGCTGAGCGCTAGCTTCTGGGCGGCGTTCCAGATGCGGTCGTTCGCGCCCGGCGTGCCGAAGTGGTCGCCCGCCGCACCACCCGCCGCACGCTGCTGCGCGATCAGACGGTCGAACTGTTCCGTGGCCCTATCCACTACAGCGGAATCACTGAAGGCGTTCTGGAACACCACGATTCCGGGTCCGTCGGTGAGCGCGCGCACGAGTTCGGTCTGCACGGCGCGGCGCGATTGCGCGTCGTCGAGGCGGGGAGTCAGCGCGTCACTGCGGTAGAGCAGGACGTTCTGTTCCACGGAATGCGCGAACGGGTAGTCGGCGAGTTTCGTCGAGCGGTCGACGGATTCCCGGAAGGCGTCGAGGTCGCAGTCCGAGTCGCGGATCCACTCACGCCGGCCGGTCGGCGGAAGAGAAATGGTCATGGAGATAGTCTTGCTGTGATGTGAGCCGCAGACAACACCAGAAACCCATCATTTTCACCTCAGGAGTCGACCCGTGAAGCACCGCTACAAGGTTCGCGAGATCGCCCAGCAGTCGGGACTGAGCGAGGCGACCGTCGACCGCGTACTCCACGAACGGCCCGGCGTGCGGGAATCGACGAAAGCCGAAGTGCACCAGGCCATTGTCGACCTCGACAAACAACGCACGCAACTGAAGCTGAGCGGTCGGAAGTTCCTCGTCGATGTCGTCATGCAGACACCCGAACGCTTCTCCACCGCGTTCCGCGCGGCCGTCGAAGCGGAACTGCCGGCGCTCGCTCCCGCCGTCGTACGCTCGCGGTTCCACTTCCGGGAGACCGGGTCGGTACCGGCGATGGTCGAGACCCTCGACAGGATCGCCGCCCGCGGCTCGCAGGGCGTGATCGTGAAGGCACCCGACTCCGTCGAGGTCGTCGAAACCATCGACAGACTCGCCGCGGCGGGAATACCGGTGGTCACGTACGCCACCGACGTGCCGGGCAGTTCCCGGGTCGGCTACGTCGGCATCGACAACCGGGCTGCGGGCGCAACGGCCGCGTACCTCGTCGACCAATGGCTCGGCGACACCCCTGCCGCCGTGCTGATCACCCTCAGCAGCAATGCCTTCCGGGGCGAGGAGGAACGGGAGATGGGGTTCCGCGCTGCGCTGCGGAAATTCGGGACCGATCGCGCGGTGGTCGACATCGCCGAGAGCGACGGGCTCGACGCAACCATCGAGAGCCTTGTGCTTCGTGCGCTCGACCGGCACCCGGACATCGCCGCCGTCTACTCCATCGGCGGCGGCAACGTGGCCACGGCCCGCGCATTCGAACGCACCGGCCGCACCTGCCGCGTATTCATCGCCCATGACCTGGACGAGGACAACACGCGACTCCTGCGGGCCGGCACGCTTTCCGCCGTACTGCACCACGACCTTCGAGCCGACGCCCATCTCGCGTGCCGCATGCTCCTGCAGGCCCGCGGCGCGCTCGGCGAGGTCGTGACCGCGGCCTCACCCATTCGGGTGGTCACCCCGTTCAACCAGCCGTGACGGGCGCCGCCGGCGGTCTATCCCTGCGCGACCGGAACGCCGCGCGAGCGGAGCCAGCCCGCCGGGTCGATCTTGGTTCCGTCGGCCGTCCACACCTCGTAGTGCAGGTGGGGCCCGGTCGACTGACCACGGTTGCCCATGGTGGCAATCTGATCGCCCGCCCGGACCTGCTGCCCGACCGACACCAGCGATTGGTCGATGTGACCGAACACGCCGACGGTGCCGTCGTCCTGCTGCAGGCGGACCCACAGCCCGAATCCCGACGCCGGACCGGTCTCGATCACGGTGCCGTTGGTGACGGCCCGAATCGGGGTACCGATGGAGTTGGCGATGTCGATGCCGTTGTGGCTGGTGCCCCACCGGGCACC from Rhodococcus opacus B4 encodes:
- a CDS encoding LacI family DNA-binding transcriptional regulator, whose amino-acid sequence is MLDDRATAHAGAERSAAGPQRRPTMSDVATRAGVSRTLVSLIFSDKPGASDETRDRVLQAADELGYRLDRAARMLARGRSRTLGVLIDVHQTFQADLIGTIYAEAEAAGYEVLLSASAPTRDEHKAIEALLSHRCEGLILLGPLSEVDYLRTLADRAVVTVVGRALHQTAVDTVRTADAKGIRQSVDHLVELGHREIAHVDGGADPGSPERRRAYLAAMRRHDLSDHVRVIPGQHTEEAGVAAANTLLAEDRLPTAVLAGNDRCAIGLLDVFTRAHVDVPGDISIVGYDDSHLAQLSQIDLTTVRQDTDGLARHAVQFAIGRLEDDNVDPQDFVIDPRLVVRGTTGPARS
- a CDS encoding sugar phosphate isomerase/epimerase family protein, which produces MTIRLAGAPISWGVCEVEGWGHQLESDRVLTEMRDAGLAATELGPDGFLPSDPQELTDTLARYDLTAVGGFVPVLLHDPDHDAVAAVGGALDALAASKSEVIVLAAVTGAAGYDSRPELDDAGWKTLLRNLDRLSSAASDRGLRAVIHPHVGTMIENRAEVDRILDGSSIPLCLDTGHLLIGGTDPLDLVTTAPERIAHTHLKDVDATLLERVRAGELTYTEAVAQGMYTPLGAGDVDIAGVVERLQNRGYHGWYVLEQDTILASEPKDEGPLRDVVRSVEYLRGITQ
- a CDS encoding phytanoyl-CoA dioxygenase family protein, producing the protein MTISLPPTGRREWIRDSDCDLDAFRESVDRSTKLADYPFAHSVEQNVLLYRSDALTPRLDDAQSRRAVQTELVRALTDGPGIVVFQNAFSDSAVVDRATEQFDRLIAQQRAAGGAAGDHFGTPGANDRIWNAAQKLALSAPDVFADYYANDFLALICQSWLGPLYQVTSQVNVVNPGGAAQVPHRDYHLGIVPVHELSDYPAHLHRMSAALTLQGAVAHCDMPVESGPTLYVPYSQLFDAGYLAFSRPEFVEFFRDSHVQLPLNKGDAVFFNPALYHGAGHNRSAQIRRMANLLQISSPFGRAMEALDREAMANAVYPTLLARQTAGASERTLRNAVVATAECYPFPTNLDHDQPVHSLAPATQVDTVWEALRENADPVVLAERLAAQTARRHP
- a CDS encoding LacI family DNA-binding transcriptional regulator: MKHRYKVREIAQQSGLSEATVDRVLHERPGVRESTKAEVHQAIVDLDKQRTQLKLSGRKFLVDVVMQTPERFSTAFRAAVEAELPALAPAVVRSRFHFRETGSVPAMVETLDRIAARGSQGVIVKAPDSVEVVETIDRLAAAGIPVVTYATDVPGSSRVGYVGIDNRAAGATAAYLVDQWLGDTPAAVLITLSSNAFRGEEEREMGFRAALRKFGTDRAVVDIAESDGLDATIESLVLRALDRHPDIAAVYSIGGGNVATARAFERTGRTCRVFIAHDLDEDNTRLLRAGTLSAVLHHDLRADAHLACRMLLQARGALGEVVTAASPIRVVTPFNQP